A single region of the Silene latifolia isolate original U9 population chromosome 8, ASM4854445v1, whole genome shotgun sequence genome encodes:
- the LOC141595826 gene encoding EG45-like domain containing protein — MAALMRALIIMVVFASCVSVAFGTAGQATYYTTYTPSSCYGFQDMGTNIAAVSADIFQNKAACGSMYTVTCVSGTNQGVPMPCRGGSVTVKVVDLCPGCSANGFDLSQQAFSAIADPNAGRININYTPA; from the exons ATGGCAGCTCTTATGCGTGCATTGATCATTATGGTAGTTTTTGCGTCGTGTGTTTCTGTGGCATTTGGTACTGCTGGTCAAGCCACATACTACACTACATATACCC CATCATCTTGCTATGGGTTCCAAGACATGGGTACGAATATAGCAGCCGTAAGTGCGGATATATTTCAAAACAAGGCAGCTTGCGGGAGTATGTACACCGTGACTTGCGTCAGTGGCACCAACCAAGGAGTTCCCATGCCTTGTCGTGGCGGTAGTGTTACTGTCAAGGTTGTCGATCTTTGTCCCGGTTGCTCAGCTAATGGCTTCGATCTTTCCCAACAAGCCTTTTCCGCCATTGCTGACCCTAACGCCGGTAGGATTAACATCAACTACACCCC GGCTTAA